From the genome of Nocardia sp. NBC_01503, one region includes:
- a CDS encoding YifB family Mg chelatase-like AAA ATPase, with amino-acid sequence MPLGRAFSVAVAGVDGQLVEIEADIGQGLPSVHLVGRPDTTLQESRDRVRAAVSNTGEKWPDGRVVLALSPATLPKVGSVYDLALAAAVLDAAGSIPAQRLADTVLLGELALDGRVRRVRGILPAVLAARTAGRGTVVVPTAALPEAGLVDGIRVLGAASLGELVDWLRGGGELALPEPTAPPLVPPTGDLREVVGQDEARWALEVAAAGGHHLLLTGPPGIGKTMLAQRLPGLLPPLRERESLEVTAIHSVAGILSDDHPLIFSPPFVAPHHSSSVAAMIGGGSGSARPGAASCAHRGVLFLDECAEIGTKVLEALRTPLEEGEVRIARRDGVARYPARFQLVLAANPCPCAPARDIDCICAPLARRRYLGKLSGPLLDRIDLAVQMHAQSAGALSGEEVESSEVVRARVAVARNAAAERWSALGLSTNAEVPGHILRQMFRLPREALAPVENALRHGRMSARGADRAIRVAWTVCDLRGGDLPTAQDVLQALNFRQRGAA; translated from the coding sequence ATGCCTTTGGGGAGAGCGTTTTCGGTGGCCGTCGCCGGGGTGGACGGGCAACTGGTGGAGATCGAGGCCGATATCGGGCAGGGATTGCCCTCGGTGCACCTGGTGGGGCGGCCCGATACGACATTGCAGGAATCCCGTGATCGAGTGCGGGCGGCGGTCAGCAATACCGGGGAGAAGTGGCCGGACGGCCGGGTGGTCCTGGCCCTGTCCCCGGCGACATTGCCCAAGGTCGGCAGCGTCTACGACCTGGCCTTGGCGGCGGCGGTACTGGATGCGGCGGGCTCGATTCCCGCGCAGCGGCTCGCCGATACGGTGCTGCTGGGTGAGCTGGCCCTGGACGGCCGGGTCCGCCGCGTCCGCGGCATCCTGCCCGCCGTACTCGCCGCCCGCACGGCCGGTCGCGGCACGGTTGTGGTGCCCACCGCCGCGCTGCCCGAGGCCGGGCTGGTGGACGGTATCCGCGTCCTGGGCGCCGCCAGCCTGGGCGAACTGGTGGATTGGCTGCGCGGCGGCGGGGAGTTGGCACTGCCGGAGCCCACCGCGCCACCGCTCGTACCGCCCACCGGCGACCTGCGGGAGGTGGTAGGCCAGGACGAGGCCCGCTGGGCGCTGGAGGTGGCCGCCGCCGGTGGGCACCACCTGCTGCTCACCGGCCCGCCCGGCATCGGCAAAACCATGTTGGCGCAGCGTCTTCCGGGCCTGTTGCCGCCACTGCGCGAACGTGAGTCCCTGGAGGTGACCGCTATTCACTCGGTGGCGGGGATCCTCTCGGATGATCACCCGTTGATCTTCTCGCCGCCCTTCGTGGCCCCGCACCACTCGTCGTCGGTGGCCGCGATGATCGGCGGCGGTTCGGGTTCGGCCCGCCCGGGCGCGGCCAGCTGCGCCCATCGCGGCGTCCTGTTCTTGGACGAATGCGCGGAGATCGGAACGAAGGTCCTCGAAGCGCTGCGAACTCCCTTGGAGGAGGGCGAGGTTCGCATAGCCCGCCGCGACGGCGTGGCGCGCTATCCGGCCAGATTCCAATTGGTCCTCGCCGCGAACCCATGCCCTTGCGCGCCCGCGCGCGATATCGACTGCATCTGTGCCCCGCTGGCCCGCCGTCGCTATCTGGGCAAACTCTCCGGTCCCTTGCTCGACCGCATAGACCTCGCTGTCCAAATGCATGCCCAATCCGCAGGAGCCTTGAGCGGTGAAGAGGTCGAAAGCAGCGAGGTGGTCCGAGCCAGGGTGGCGGTGGCCCGTAACGCCGCCGCCGAGCGCTGGTCCGCCCTGGGTCTGTCCACCAATGCCGAAGTCCCAGGCCACATCCTGCGCCAAATGTTCCGCCTCCCACGGGAGGCCCTCGCCCCGGTGGAGAACGCTCTCCGCCACGGCCGCATGTCCGCCCGCGGCGCGGATAGAGCGATAAGGGTTGCCTGGACGGTTTGTGATCTTCGCGGCGGCGATCTCCCCACCGCCCAGGACGTCCTGCAGGCCTTGAACTTCCGACAGCGAGGTGCCGCATGA
- a CDS encoding DUF202 domain-containing protein: MTGPEAGLAAERTALAWRRTAIAAMANAVLFLKAGFDSDWPAVTVAEFFACIALLVVTVVCVRRGRVLHSHRKGDWNNGARGIRAVTVSIVAVALVAMVLTVEYAVLGK; encoded by the coding sequence GTGACCGGTCCGGAGGCGGGTCTCGCGGCCGAGCGCACCGCTCTGGCCTGGCGGCGCACCGCGATCGCGGCCATGGCCAACGCGGTGCTCTTCCTCAAAGCCGGTTTCGACAGTGATTGGCCTGCGGTGACGGTGGCCGAATTCTTCGCCTGTATCGCATTGTTGGTGGTCACGGTGGTGTGTGTGCGCCGCGGTCGAGTACTGCATTCACATCGCAAGGGCGACTGGAACAATGGCGCGCGAGGTATTCGCGCGGTGACCGTCTCGATTGTCGCGGTGGCGTTGGTCGCGATGGTGCTCACGGTCGAATACGCCGTCCTGGGAAAGTGA
- a CDS encoding YraN family protein: MGDNLALGAHGEELAARYLSAAGMEIVARNWRCRYGELDLIGRDTEGVTAFVEVKTRRGVAFGSPAEAVTFLKQQRIRRLALLWLHEQQWPWSRVRFDVVSVLMRQGTEPVVEHLKGVF; encoded by the coding sequence ATGGGAGACAATCTCGCGCTCGGAGCGCATGGGGAGGAGCTGGCGGCGCGGTACCTGAGCGCCGCCGGGATGGAGATCGTTGCACGCAATTGGCGATGCCGGTACGGGGAACTGGATCTGATCGGGCGGGACACCGAGGGGGTGACCGCCTTCGTCGAGGTGAAGACGCGGCGCGGGGTCGCCTTCGGGTCGCCTGCCGAAGCGGTCACGTTTCTGAAGCAGCAGCGGATTCGGCGGCTGGCGCTACTGTGGCTGCACGAACAGCAGTGGCCGTGGTCGCGGGTCCGGTTCGATGTGGTGTCGGTGCTCATGCGGCAGGGCACCGAGCCGGTGGTGGAACACCTCAAGGGGGTGTTCTGA
- a CDS encoding DUF2469 domain-containing protein produces the protein MSAEDLEKYETEMELSLYREYKDIVGQFSYVVETERRFYLANTVELRPQNADGEVYFEVRMSDAWVWDMYRPARFVKHVRVITFKDVNIEELEKPDLRLPE, from the coding sequence ATGAGCGCCGAGGATCTCGAGAAGTACGAAACCGAGATGGAACTCTCGCTATATCGCGAGTACAAGGACATCGTCGGCCAGTTCTCATATGTGGTGGAGACCGAGCGCCGCTTCTACCTGGCCAATACGGTTGAACTGCGGCCGCAGAACGCCGATGGCGAGGTGTACTTCGAGGTGCGCATGTCCGATGCGTGGGTCTGGGATATGTACCGGCCCGCTCGCTTCGTGAAGCATGTTCGCGTCATCACCTTCAAGGATGTCAATATCGAAGAGCTGGAGAAGCCTGACCTGCGGCTTCCGGAGTAA
- a CDS encoding YidH family protein, with translation MGSAEPSGNPAKRDETAVERGIADSEARIEELTEVHEQELDYRFTLANERTFLAWMRTALGLLAGGVAVHELVKPFRHHGVRSAVAVSCIVLAGVIAVGAYGRWRHVQASMERGDKLPRTLMVPILAGGIAVIAVLAGIGLLLS, from the coding sequence ATGGGCTCCGCCGAGCCGTCCGGAAATCCCGCGAAGCGGGACGAGACCGCTGTCGAACGAGGGATCGCCGACAGCGAAGCCCGGATCGAAGAGCTCACCGAGGTCCATGAGCAGGAGCTCGACTACCGTTTCACCCTCGCCAACGAGCGCACCTTCCTGGCCTGGATGCGCACCGCGCTGGGCCTGCTCGCGGGTGGCGTCGCGGTGCATGAACTCGTGAAACCCTTCCGCCATCACGGAGTCCGTTCGGCGGTTGCTGTCAGCTGCATCGTGCTCGCGGGCGTTATCGCGGTCGGCGCGTACGGTCGCTGGCGGCATGTGCAGGCGTCGATGGAGCGCGGTGACAAGCTCCCGCGCACGCTGATGGTCCCGATTCTGGCCGGCGGCATCGCGGTGATCGCGGTGCTCGCGGGCATCGGCCTGCTGCTGTCGTGA
- the dprA gene encoding DNA-processing protein DprA, giving the protein MAWVYLSRVVEGPCAALSSLIESVGVVEAARAVRECALPEVLRGPTEMRRGIDRAAADLALMAKLGGRVVTPDDAEWPAWRMLGLRQLDPEQDDAAAVPLVLWVRGPRSLLECTERAVAVVGARCSTGYGNHATGEIAGELAARGWTVVSGAAFGIDGMAHRAALAVGGSTIAVLGCGVDRPYPVQHDHLLAEIAASGLVVSEYPPGTSARKHHFLARNRLIAALADTVVVVEAGARSGARNTVKWTRRLGRPALAVPGPITSAASVGCHRMIRDGEAFLVTSAADILDEAGPLRFSLPTTVSASPEDDLSDDEALIYAALPAAGSRVARSLMVETGLSLPVVRATLSALEIAGLVACDDSGWYRLARSTTRGAEAIVAEHDRNRRRRGRGTVDGAGA; this is encoded by the coding sequence CTGGCCTGGGTCTATTTGTCGCGGGTTGTCGAAGGGCCTTGTGCGGCATTGTCTTCGCTGATCGAGTCGGTCGGGGTGGTGGAGGCGGCGCGGGCGGTGCGAGAGTGTGCGCTGCCCGAGGTGCTACGGGGGCCGACCGAGATGCGGCGTGGGATCGACCGGGCCGCAGCGGATTTGGCGTTGATGGCCAAACTCGGAGGGCGGGTTGTGACCCCGGATGATGCGGAGTGGCCCGCTTGGCGGATGTTGGGGTTGCGACAGTTGGATCCGGAACAGGATGACGCGGCTGCCGTGCCGTTGGTGCTGTGGGTGCGCGGACCTCGGTCGCTGTTGGAGTGCACCGAGCGGGCCGTGGCCGTTGTAGGTGCTCGGTGCAGTACCGGGTATGGAAATCACGCCACGGGGGAGATCGCGGGGGAGCTCGCGGCGCGGGGGTGGACGGTGGTGTCCGGGGCGGCGTTCGGGATCGACGGGATGGCGCATCGGGCGGCACTGGCGGTGGGCGGGTCCACGATCGCGGTGCTCGGATGCGGTGTCGACCGGCCGTATCCGGTGCAGCATGATCACCTGCTGGCCGAGATCGCCGCCAGCGGGCTGGTTGTCAGCGAGTATCCGCCCGGTACATCGGCCCGGAAGCATCACTTCCTGGCGCGGAATCGGCTCATTGCCGCGCTGGCGGACACGGTGGTGGTCGTGGAGGCGGGTGCGCGGAGTGGTGCGCGCAATACCGTGAAATGGACTCGTCGCCTGGGGCGCCCGGCCTTGGCGGTCCCGGGGCCGATCACTTCGGCGGCCTCGGTCGGCTGCCACCGGATGATTCGCGATGGTGAGGCATTTCTGGTGACCAGCGCTGCCGACATCCTCGACGAGGCCGGGCCACTGCGCTTCTCCCTGCCGACGACCGTCTCCGCATCGCCGGAGGACGATCTCTCCGACGACGAGGCGCTGATCTACGCCGCCTTACCCGCGGCCGGTTCACGAGTGGCGCGCTCGTTGATGGTCGAGACCGGACTTTCGCTTCCGGTTGTCCGCGCGACATTGTCCGCATTGGAGATCGCGGGGCTGGTCGCCTGCGACGACTCCGGCTGGTACCGCCTCGCCCGCTCCACCACCCGCGGCGCGGAAGCCATAGTGGCCGAACACGACCGGAACCGGCGCAGGCGCGGCCGTGGCACGGTCGACGGCGCGGGGGCTTGA
- a CDS encoding ribonuclease HII yields the protein MERGDWPPRVVMRKAGGLRTLEAALIRSGLGPVAGVDEAGRGPSAGPLVVAACLLAPKAYTSLAGLDDSKRLTEAAREELFPIIKRVALAWKVIVIPAWEIDAIGIHVANIEGMRRAVAGLDPVPGYVLTDGFRVPGIPVPSLPVIGGDASAACIAAASVLAKVTRDRMMVQLDEQFPGYGFAGHKGYNTPEHTEALQRLGITPEHRRSWRNVRETGRVATDTAYAG from the coding sequence ATCGAACGCGGCGACTGGCCGCCGCGCGTGGTCATGCGCAAGGCGGGCGGGCTACGCACGCTCGAAGCGGCCTTGATTCGCAGCGGCCTCGGTCCCGTCGCCGGGGTCGACGAGGCGGGCCGCGGTCCGTCGGCGGGCCCGCTGGTGGTGGCGGCCTGTCTGCTCGCACCCAAGGCGTACACCTCGCTGGCCGGACTGGACGACTCCAAACGGCTCACCGAGGCGGCCCGCGAGGAGCTCTTCCCGATCATCAAACGGGTCGCCCTGGCCTGGAAGGTGATCGTCATCCCCGCCTGGGAGATCGACGCCATCGGTATTCACGTCGCCAATATCGAGGGCATGCGGCGTGCGGTGGCGGGGCTGGACCCGGTGCCCGGGTACGTTCTCACCGATGGGTTCCGGGTGCCGGGCATTCCGGTGCCGTCGCTGCCGGTGATCGGCGGCGACGCGTCGGCGGCCTGTATCGCCGCGGCGAGCGTGCTCGCCAAGGTCACCCGGGATCGGATGATGGTGCAGCTGGACGAGCAATTCCCCGGTTATGGATTCGCCGGTCACAAGGGCTACAACACGCCCGAACACACCGAGGCCCTACAGCGGTTGGGCATCACCCCGGAGCACCGTCGGTCCTGGCGCAATGTGCGCGAGACCGGCCGGGTGGCTACCGATACCGCGTATGCGGGATGA
- a CDS encoding tyrosine recombinase XerC translates to MSGLPEDLEELLTEYGRHLRLGRNRSEHTVRAYMGDARSLLEHLVERAADSGVGEVDLALLRAWLAAQAAGGAARTTMARRTSSARTFTAWLTHTGRLGVDPGPRLGSPKAHRVLPAVLGRDQARAAMDAAESGAAQHDPMALRDRLIVEMLYATGIRVSELVGLDIEDVDRERRLARVLGKGNKERAVPFGGPADQALDAWLRFGRAAVATPQSGRALLLGRRGRRLDPRQARTVVHEVISAIPGAPDMGPHGFRHTAATHLLEGGADLRVVQEILGHASLATTQLYTHVSIDRLKKVHDQAHPRA, encoded by the coding sequence ATGAGTGGATTGCCCGAGGATCTGGAGGAGCTGCTGACCGAGTACGGGCGGCATTTGCGGCTGGGGCGGAATCGGTCGGAGCATACGGTGCGGGCCTATATGGGGGATGCGCGATCGCTGCTGGAGCATTTGGTGGAGCGGGCGGCGGATTCCGGTGTGGGGGAGGTGGATTTGGCCTTGCTGAGGGCGTGGTTAGCGGCGCAGGCGGCGGGCGGTGCGGCTCGCACGACCATGGCGCGACGGACCTCCTCGGCGCGGACATTCACGGCCTGGCTGACGCATACCGGGAGGTTGGGCGTGGATCCGGGGCCTCGGCTGGGGTCACCCAAGGCGCATCGGGTGCTGCCCGCTGTTCTCGGGCGAGATCAGGCACGAGCGGCCATGGATGCGGCGGAATCGGGTGCGGCGCAGCATGATCCGATGGCGCTGCGGGATCGGCTTATCGTGGAGATGTTGTACGCCACCGGGATTCGGGTGAGCGAATTGGTCGGCCTCGATATCGAGGATGTGGATCGGGAGCGGCGATTGGCGCGGGTGCTGGGTAAGGGGAACAAGGAGCGGGCGGTGCCCTTCGGCGGACCGGCCGATCAGGCACTGGACGCCTGGTTGCGGTTCGGCCGGGCGGCGGTGGCGACTCCGCAGTCCGGGCGGGCGCTGCTACTCGGGCGGCGCGGGCGGCGACTCGATCCCAGACAGGCCAGAACCGTTGTGCACGAGGTTATCTCCGCGATTCCCGGTGCACCGGATATGGGGCCGCACGGCTTCCGGCATACGGCGGCGACACATCTGCTGGAGGGCGGGGCCGACCTGCGGGTGGTACAGGAGATTCTCGGTCATGCCAGCCTGGCCACGACGCAGCTCTACACGCACGTCTCGATCGATCGCCTGAAGAAGGTGCACGACCAGGCCCATCCGCGCGCATGA
- a CDS encoding M23 family metallopeptidase has protein sequence MRLIVSIALGWLPLLLLGPVLFAPECLAAPTGFDWPLQPRPAVVRGFDKPERNWLPGHRGVDLAGSPGQQVLAAAAGTVVFAGTVAGKPVLSIDHPGGLRTTYEPVTPSIPVGRTVNRGTAIGTLDRGHSGCPVSACLHWGLRRGRDYLNPLGLIHQTPIRLKPLTPTTG, from the coding sequence ATGCGCCTGATCGTGTCGATCGCCCTCGGCTGGTTGCCCCTACTGCTGCTCGGACCGGTGCTGTTCGCACCGGAATGCCTCGCCGCGCCGACCGGATTCGACTGGCCGCTACAACCTCGACCGGCGGTGGTGCGCGGATTCGACAAACCGGAGCGGAACTGGCTGCCGGGGCATCGCGGCGTGGACCTGGCCGGATCCCCGGGACAGCAGGTGCTGGCCGCGGCTGCTGGCACGGTGGTCTTCGCCGGAACGGTCGCGGGCAAACCGGTGCTCTCCATCGACCATCCCGGCGGACTGCGCACCACCTATGAGCCGGTGACGCCGTCAATTCCGGTGGGGCGCACGGTGAATCGCGGTACCGCGATCGGGACCCTCGATCGCGGTCACAGCGGCTGTCCGGTGAGTGCCTGCCTGCACTGGGGATTGCGCCGGGGACGCGACTATCTGAATCCGCTGGGCCTGATCCATCAGACGCCTATCCGGCTCAAACCCCTGACACCGACCACCGGATGA
- a CDS encoding N-formylglutamate amidohydrolase: MPDSVALWPGAADSPVILHVPHSSRVIPAAVRGDIVLDDQALVRELDHITDAHTAQLAATAAALAATRPWQFVNRLSRLVIDPERFPDEREEMLAVGMGAVYTRTTHRDLLRDKDFDPVLLLDSYFRPYARAMTDVVADRLLATGRAVIIDVHSYPTERLPYELHGDGDRPSICLGVDDFHTPAELKAYAAEAFAEFGGVGINSPFAGTYVPLDCYGIDPRVSALMVEIRRDTYMTEPGGPPGPGLEPLADALATLVDKLS, encoded by the coding sequence ATGCCCGACTCGGTCGCATTGTGGCCGGGCGCGGCCGATTCACCGGTGATCCTGCACGTTCCGCACTCCTCGCGAGTGATTCCGGCAGCCGTTCGCGGCGATATCGTCCTCGATGACCAGGCGTTGGTCCGCGAACTCGACCACATCACCGATGCGCACACCGCACAATTGGCCGCCACCGCCGCGGCACTTGCCGCGACGCGGCCCTGGCAATTCGTGAACCGGCTTTCCCGGCTGGTCATCGACCCGGAGCGCTTCCCCGACGAGCGTGAGGAGATGCTCGCCGTCGGTATGGGCGCGGTCTACACGCGCACAACGCATCGGGACCTGCTGCGGGACAAGGATTTCGACCCCGTACTGCTCCTGGATAGTTACTTCCGTCCGTATGCGCGGGCAATGACCGATGTGGTCGCCGACCGACTGCTGGCGACCGGACGTGCCGTAATCATCGATGTGCACTCGTACCCCACCGAACGCCTGCCCTACGAACTGCACGGTGACGGCGACCGCCCGTCGATCTGCCTCGGCGTGGACGATTTCCACACTCCGGCCGAGCTGAAAGCCTATGCCGCGGAGGCATTCGCGGAGTTCGGCGGCGTCGGAATCAACAGTCCGTTCGCGGGAACCTATGTTCCGCTGGACTGCTACGGCATAGATCCGCGCGTCTCCGCGTTGATGGTGGAGATTCGTCGCGACACCTATATGACCGAGCCCGGCGGTCCGCCGGGTCCCGGCCTCGAGCCCCTGGCCGACGCACTGGCCACGCTGGTCGACAAGTTGTCGTGA
- the rpsB gene encoding 30S ribosomal protein S2, giving the protein MPVVTMRQLLDSGAHFGHQTRRWNPKMKRFIFTDRNGIYIIDLQQTLTYIDKAYEFVKETVAHGGTVLFVGTKKQAQESIAAEATRVGMPYVNQRWLGGMLTNFGTVHKRLQRMKELEAMEQTGGFEGRTKKEILMLTREKNKLERTLGGIRDMAKVPSAIWVVDTNKEHIAVGEARKLNIPVIAILDTNCDPDLVDYPIPGNDDAIRSAALLTRVVASAVAEGVQARASRAGGDSKPEAAEPLAEWEQELLSSATPAAEAEAPAVETAAEAAVAEVPPASTPADF; this is encoded by the coding sequence ATGCCCGTCGTAACAATGCGGCAGCTGCTCGACAGCGGCGCCCACTTTGGACACCAGACCCGTCGCTGGAACCCGAAGATGAAGCGCTTCATCTTCACCGACCGCAACGGCATCTACATCATCGATCTGCAGCAGACGCTGACCTACATCGACAAGGCCTACGAGTTCGTCAAGGAGACTGTCGCCCACGGTGGCACCGTCCTCTTCGTCGGTACCAAGAAGCAGGCCCAGGAGTCGATCGCGGCCGAGGCCACTCGCGTCGGCATGCCCTACGTGAACCAGCGCTGGCTGGGCGGCATGCTCACCAACTTCGGCACCGTGCACAAGCGCCTTCAGCGTATGAAGGAGCTCGAGGCCATGGAGCAGACCGGTGGCTTCGAGGGTCGCACCAAGAAGGAAATCCTCATGCTGACGCGTGAGAAGAACAAGCTCGAGCGCACCCTGGGCGGCATCCGGGATATGGCCAAGGTTCCCTCGGCCATCTGGGTTGTCGACACCAACAAGGAGCACATCGCCGTCGGTGAGGCTCGCAAGCTGAACATCCCGGTCATCGCGATCCTGGACACCAACTGCGATCCCGACCTGGTCGACTACCCGATCCCGGGTAACGACGACGCGATCCGTTCGGCCGCGCTGCTCACCCGCGTTGTGGCTTCCGCCGTCGCCGAGGGCGTGCAGGCTCGTGCCTCGCGTGCCGGTGGCGATTCGAAGCCCGAGGCCGCCGAGCCGCTCGCCGAGTGGGAGCAGGAACTGCTGTCTTCGGCCACCCCGGCCGCCGAGGCCGAGGCTCCTGCCGTCGAGACCGCCGCTGAGGCCGCGGTTGCCGAGGTTCCCCCGGCTTCCACCCCGGCTGATTTCTGA
- a CDS encoding DUF1990 family protein: MSHESASAPFTYSDVGATGGEFPPGYDHFRLRRRIGSGRALFDKAGSQLLAYEMQRGTGIFVQASTPNAEPGTELSVRLGFGPFGITAPCRVVYVLDEPNRRGFAYGTLPGHPESGEELFAVEYDPADDSVHGMVAAFSRPGTWYTRVGGPVVRIIQRWFAARYIATLRPR; the protein is encoded by the coding sequence ATGTCGCACGAGTCCGCTTCAGCCCCATTCACCTACTCCGATGTCGGAGCCACCGGTGGTGAATTCCCACCGGGGTACGACCATTTCCGGCTACGCCGCCGAATCGGTTCGGGGCGGGCGTTGTTCGACAAGGCCGGATCGCAGCTCCTCGCATACGAAATGCAGCGTGGGACCGGCATTTTCGTTCAGGCGAGTACGCCGAACGCCGAACCCGGCACCGAATTGAGTGTCCGGCTCGGGTTCGGTCCGTTCGGGATCACCGCCCCGTGCCGTGTGGTCTATGTCCTCGATGAACCCAACCGACGCGGCTTCGCCTACGGCACGCTTCCCGGACACCCGGAGAGCGGAGAGGAGTTGTTCGCCGTCGAATACGACCCCGCCGATGACTCGGTCCACGGCATGGTCGCGGCCTTCTCCCGCCCCGGCACCTGGTACACCCGGGTAGGCGGCCCGGTCGTCCGAATCATCCAGCGCTGGTTCGCCGCTCGCTACATAGCAACCCTGCGCCCGCGCTGA
- the tsf gene encoding translation elongation factor Ts has protein sequence MANYTAADVKKLRDLTGSGMMDCKRALEETDGDFEKAVEILRIKGAKDVGKRAERATAEGLVTALDGVLIEINSETDFVAKNAEFQELANAVVAAAAKARPADLDALKAVDLGGKTADQAVQELAAKIGEKLELRRVVSYDGPVATYLHKRATDLPPAVGVLVQYTGDSEAAAEAARAAAMQVAALKAKYVTREEVPADLVEKERSIAEATAREEGKPEAALPKITEGRVNGFYKDVVLLEQPSVTDNKKTVKQLLDEAGAVVTAFSRFEVGQA, from the coding sequence ATGGCGAACTACACCGCCGCTGACGTGAAGAAGCTTCGCGACCTCACCGGCTCCGGCATGATGGACTGCAAGCGGGCGCTCGAGGAGACCGACGGCGACTTCGAGAAGGCCGTCGAGATCCTGCGCATCAAGGGCGCCAAGGACGTCGGCAAGCGCGCTGAGCGCGCCACCGCCGAAGGTCTGGTCACCGCCCTCGACGGCGTGCTGATCGAGATCAACTCCGAGACCGACTTCGTCGCCAAGAACGCGGAGTTCCAGGAGCTGGCCAACGCTGTCGTCGCGGCTGCCGCGAAGGCTCGTCCGGCCGACCTGGACGCACTCAAGGCTGTCGACCTGGGCGGCAAGACCGCCGATCAGGCCGTGCAGGAGCTGGCCGCCAAGATCGGCGAGAAGCTCGAGCTGCGTCGCGTCGTCTCCTACGACGGCCCGGTCGCGACCTACCTGCACAAGCGTGCCACCGATCTGCCCCCCGCCGTCGGCGTGCTGGTGCAGTACACCGGTGACAGCGAAGCCGCCGCCGAGGCTGCCCGCGCCGCCGCCATGCAGGTCGCCGCGCTCAAGGCCAAGTACGTCACCCGCGAAGAGGTCCCCGCCGACCTCGTCGAGAAGGAGCGTTCGATCGCCGAGGCGACCGCTCGCGAAGAGGGCAAGCCCGAGGCCGCCCTCCCGAAGATCACCGAAGGTCGCGTCAACGGCTTCTACAAGGACGTCGTCCTGCTGGAGCAGCCGTCGGTCACCGACAACAAG
- a CDS encoding siderophore-interacting protein, translated as MARVRTTFVVQNTIRLSEHLIRVHLGGPGFAAFQPNGFTDAYVKLAFPSADGDVMRTYTVRSVDAAAQEIAIDFVYHGDEGVAGPWAAAAEPGDTIDLLGPGGAYAPRADADWHLLAGDDSALPAIAAACAALPGDAIGRVFVEISGPADELAFVHPEGVELTWIHRGDADPGERLAAAVRAEPWLEGQVHVFIHGEAQAVMHDLRPYIRKERGVTAEWASISGYWRRGRTEEGFRRWKSELAESEKGTPAGV; from the coding sequence TTGGCCCGCGTCCGCACAACCTTTGTCGTTCAGAACACCATCCGCCTCTCGGAGCATCTGATCCGCGTGCACCTGGGCGGCCCCGGCTTCGCCGCCTTCCAGCCCAACGGCTTCACCGATGCCTACGTCAAACTGGCTTTCCCCAGCGCGGACGGTGACGTCATGCGCACCTATACCGTGCGCTCGGTGGATGCCGCCGCGCAGGAGATCGCCATCGACTTCGTCTACCACGGTGACGAGGGCGTAGCCGGTCCGTGGGCGGCCGCCGCCGAACCCGGTGACACCATCGACCTGCTCGGCCCCGGCGGTGCGTACGCTCCGCGCGCGGACGCCGACTGGCATCTGCTCGCCGGTGACGACTCCGCCCTGCCCGCCATCGCCGCCGCTTGTGCCGCCCTCCCCGGTGACGCGATCGGTCGCGTCTTCGTCGAAATCTCCGGCCCCGCGGACGAACTCGCCTTCGTCCATCCCGAGGGTGTGGAACTGACCTGGATCCACCGCGGCGACGCCGATCCGGGCGAGCGCCTGGCCGCCGCCGTGCGCGCCGAACCCTGGCTCGAAGGCCAGGTCCACGTCTTCATCCACGGTGAGGCACAAGCCGTCATGCACGACCTGCGCCCGTACATCCGCAAGGAACGCGGTGTCACCGCCGAATGGGCATCCATCTCCGGTTACTGGCGTCGCGGCCGCACCGAGGAGGGCTTCCGCCGCTGGAAGTCCGAACTCGCCGAGAGCGAAAAGGGCACGCCCGCAGGGGTTTGA